The Coffea arabica cultivar ET-39 chromosome 3c, Coffea Arabica ET-39 HiFi, whole genome shotgun sequence genome contains a region encoding:
- the LOC140037899 gene encoding uncharacterized protein: MPAWYNPQAVCAYHSGATGHSTIDCKALKHKIQDMVEAGEIVIRKRDEQGPNVNRNPLPEHANIIGVILDDTEYVEPVRELATEAEVFGVTDQPFVIELPFEEDERPFVLDLTPVESEALESVVIEFPKQEPVLSLQRVPWNYDEPDVQIGEKSIAKKEVSVVTRSGKIASPFEATIPIQANNSEPPAKPTITEREALDFLKRLQRSEYNVIEKLSKSLAQISMLDLLFSSDVHRDALLEVLTKAQIPRDISVDNFSHVVGNVLFTKQITFSDEELPAEGIGHNKALYIVVRPWIHKSGAVPSSLHQLLKFVVNDKLITIFAEEDCLVVTDSGSKEDGSRNVTMTPHSTADIVSVSWITNEERALSKASVMMAKEMIRGGYEFDKGLGRDLQGILKPVEIIEKKDSFGLGFRPTAKDIREMKERKRAEKEGRPQMNGAVEAANKNLKKIIRKMTERHRD, translated from the exons ATGCCCGCCTGGTATAACCCGCAAGccgtctgtgcttatcattcaggggcTACCGGACATTCGACTATTGATTGCAAGGCGCTTAAGCATAAAATCCAAGATATGGTTGAAGCCGGGGAGATTGTAATCCGGAAAAGGGACGAGCAAGGGCCGAACGTAAATAGGAACCCTTTACCGGAACATGCCAATATTATTGGGGTTATTCTGGATGATACGGAGTATGTGGAACCAGTCAGAGAATTGGCAACggaagctgaagtgtttggggtcacagaccaaccCTTTGTCATAGAATTGCCATTTGAAGAGGATGAAAGGCCCTTTGTTTTGGATCTCACGCCAGTCGAAAGTGAGGCTTTGGAGTCGGTGGTTATTGAATTCCCGAAGCAAGAGCCTGTTTTAAGCCTGCAACGAGTGCCATGGAACTATGATGAACCTGACGTACAGATTGGGGAAAAGTCAATTGCAAAGAAGGAAGTATCAGTGGTCACAAGATCGGGGAAAATTGCAAGCCCGTTTGAAGCAACCATTCCGATTCAAGCAAATAACTCTGAGCCACCCGCCAAACCAACAATTACCGAAAGAGAAGCCTTAGATTTCCTTAAAAGGCTCCAAAGAAGCGAATACAATGTGATCGAGAAGCTTAGCAAGTCGCTCGCTCAAATATCCATGTTGGATCTACTTTTTTCATCAGATGTGCATAGGGATGCATTGCTCGAAGTACTGACTAAAGCTCAAATTCCTAGAGACATTTCAGTTGATAATTTCTCACACGTGGTTGGGAACGTATTATTCACCaaacaaatcactttctctGACGAGGAATTGCCGGCCgaaggcattggacataacaagGCCCTGTACATAGTTGTGAG GCCGTGGATTCACAAGTCTGGGGCTGTGCCTTCTTCATTGCATCAATTGCTGAAATTCGTAGTAAACGACAAGCTGATAACTATATTTGCCGAGGAGGATTGCCTTGTAGTCACCGATTCTGGGTCAAAAGAGGATGGAAGCCGAAATGTCACCATGACTCCTCATAGTACGGCTGATATCGTTTCTGTAAGTTGGATCACAAACGAGGAGCGAGCTCTATCAaaggccagtgtcatgatggctaaagagatgatCCGTGGAGGCTATGAATTCGACAAAGGGCTGGGACGAGATTTGCAAGGAATTCTGAAGCCAGTGGAGATTATTGAGAAAAAGGATTCGTTTGGTTTAGGCTTCCGACCGACTGCCAAAGACATCAGAGAGATGAAAGAACGCAAGAGAGCggagaaagaaggaag gcctcaaatGAATGGggctgtagaagccgcaaataagaatttgaagaagattatccGTAAAATGACAGAGAGGCATCGCGATTGa